Within Alphaproteobacteria bacterium, the genomic segment CGGAAAATCCTTGTAGGCGATGCCGATAAGCTCGACCCCTTTTTCTTTCGCCAGTTCTTGCAAAAGCGGGTGTTCGGCGCGGCAGGGCATGCACCATGAAGCGAAAAAGTTGATCACATAGGCGCGGCCGCGCATGGAAACGGGCGAAAATTCGCCCTTGGTGTGGGCTTTTTCAGCCAGCAGCGGGAAGCTGTAATCGGGCGCGGATTCGCCCACGCGGCTTGCGGTCCGGCTTTCGGGCGGCGATGCCAGCAAGGAAAAGGCGAACAGGCATGCGATCGCGCCGAACACCAGCAGCGGAATGAAGGCGAGCGGCTTGCGCTTTGCGGGCGGCGGCGATTGTTCGTGCATTATTCTTTTTCCGGTTTTTCATGGGCGCGTTTACCCGCCCAGCCTAGCAGGCCCGCGCCCGCCATGAAAAGCGCGCCGAGCCAGATCAGCATGATCAGCGGGTGGAAGGCGATGCGCACGCTCCAGACGGCATCCTTCCCCTCGCCCTCCAGCTTCTCCCCGAGCGTGGCAAAGATATTGCCGCGCCAGCCGGGCGCGATCGCCGCTTCGGTGGTGTGCATGTTCGCGACCGGGTAGTAACGTTTTTCCGTCTGCAACGGCGCGACGAAGCCGGTGCCGCGCCAGAGCGCGAAATCGCCCCGCCACGCGCCGTAATTCGGCCCCGCGACGGCATGGGCGCCATCAAATTGCACGGTATGGCCGGCGATTTGCGCTTTCTGCCCCGCGCGCATGGCCGTTACGGTTTCGCTGGTGAAGGCGCTGCCCGCCATGCCGATGACCGCAAGCCCGAGCCCGGCATGGGCGAAAATGCGCCGCCACTGCGCAGCCGGCAGCGTGCGCGGCGCGCGCCAGATTGCGCGGTCGCTTACGCTTGCGGCAATCACCCAGAAGCCCGCCGCCAGCGCGGCGATGGCTAGAACATTGCGCCCGCCCGCAAGATAAGCGGCGAGGATCAGTATGCAGAATGTCAAAAGCCCTGCGGCGCGCAGCCGTTTCAGCGCGGGCAGCAAATCCCCCCGCCGCCAGGGCAGCCCCGGCCCCGCCGCCATGATGACAAGCAGCGGCAGCGCCAGCGGCACGAAGAGTTTGTTGAAATAGGGCGCGCCGACCGAAACCGCGCCCGCGCCCAGCGCATCGAGCGCGAGCGGATAGAGCGTGCCAAGCAAAACGGTGGCGCAAGCGGTCAGCAGAAAAAGATTGTTGAGCACAAGCCCGCCTTCGCGGCTTACGGGCGCGAAACCGGCGTCCGTACCAAGCCGCGGCGCGCGCGCCGCGAACAGCGCAAGCCCGCCGCCCACCGCCAGCGCCAGCAGGACAAGGATAAAGATGCCGCGCAGCGGATCGACCGCGAAGGCGTGCACCGATGTCAGCACGCCCGAGCGCACGAGAAAGGTGCCGAGCAGGCTGAAGCCGAACGTGATGATGGCAAGCAAAGCCGCCCATGTGCGCAGCGTGCCGCGCGCCGCCACGGCGGCGACGCAATGCACCAGCGCCGTGCCCGAAAGCCACGGCAGCAAGGAAGCATTTTCAACCGGATCCCAGAACCACCAGCCGCCCCAGCCAAGTTCGTAATAGGCCCAGAAGGACCCGAGCGCGATGCCGGCCGTGAGAAAACCCCAGGCCGTCAGCACCCACGGACGCAGCGTCCGCGCCCAGGCTTGCGCAAGCCTGCCTTCCAGAAGCGCGGCGGCGGAAAAGGAAAACGCGAGCGAGAAACCGACATAGCCCGCATAAAGCAGGGGCGGATGCAGCGCGAGCGCCGGGTCTTGCAGCAGCGGGTTGAGATCTTCGCCGTTCAGCGCGGGCGGGAACAGACGCGCGAACGGGTTCGAGGTAAAAAGTATGAACAGCAAAAACCCCGCACCGACCATGCCTTGCACGGAAAGAATGCGCGCGATTTGCGCGGGCGCGAGCGCGCCCGGAAACCGCGCCAGCGCCGCGCCGAACAGTGCCAGCAGAAGCACCCACAGCAGCAAGGACCCTTCATGGTTGCCCCACACGCCCGCGAATTTATACAAAAGCGGCTTGAGCGTATGGCTATGCTGCACGACATTCAGCACGCTGAAATCGTCGGTCACATGCGCGGCCATGAGCGCGAGGAAACCGCAAGCGATCAGCGCGCATTGCACATAGGCCGCCGGCCGCGCGACCGCCATCCATGCGCCGTTGCCGTTTACGGCGCCCGCGAGCGGCAGCGCGGCTTGCAGCAGCGCGGCAAGCAGCGCGAGGATAACGGCAAAATGGCCAAGTTCGATGATCACGGTTTTCCCAGCGCCTTCGCAAGTTCGGGCGGCATGTAGTTTTCATCGTGTTTCGCAAGCAGCCGCGCCGCCGTGAACACGCCGTCTTTGCCCATTTTGCCTTCCGCGATCACGCCCTGCCCTTCGCGGAACAGATCGGGCGGGATGCCGCGATAGCGTACGGATACGCTGTTTTTAAAATCGGTGATGGTGAAGATGATGACAAGGTTATCGGCTTCGTCGCGCGCGAGGCTGCCTTTTTCCACCATGCCGCCGAGCCGGAAGCTGCGATGCGCGGGCATTTCGCCTACCGTACCCGCCGCGATATCGCTTGGCGTGCGGAAGTAGGATAGATCATCGCCGAGCGCCAGCAGCACCAGCGCGGCCGCGAGCCCAAGCCCGAACAGCGTGCCCAGCACGCCGAACAGCCGCCAACGCCGCCGCGCCGCATGGGGCGAGACAATCGGCATGGCTCAGGCGACCTTATCAATATAGGCGCCGCGCCCGCTTGCGGCTGCGCGCAAGCGGGCAAGGTTTTTCCGCCGTTCCGTTAATGCGCAGAATACGAGCCCGCATACGCCAAGCAGCCACGCGCCATAGGCGGCGGCGATATAGCTGATATGCGGCGAAGCGAGCAGGGATAAAAACGAATCGGGCATGGCGGCAACCTCGTGCGGGCAGAAACGGTATAACAGGCGCGCACGCCGCGCGCCAAGCGTGCGCCCGTCGCATGCAGCGCATGCAGCAAATACGGCATTTATGGTTACCGTTATGATATCGCGGAAAAAAAAGCGAAAAAAATCGCGCTTTTGGGTTGCTTTCCGCGCCGCGTTTATGGCATAAGCCGCGTCGAATCGTGACAACAGACAACCATCGCGGTGCCGGGAAAATACCGGCGCAGGCGTTTCCGAGTCTCTTGCGCACAGAAAACATGAAAAAAGGGAGCCAAAAATGAGTTCATCGCTTGCAGGCAAGCCGGTCGCCATCCTTGTTGCGAACGGGGTCGATGAACCGCAGCTCACCGAAATCCAGCGCGCGCTGACCAGGGCGGGCGCGACCGTGCGCACCATCGCCCCCGAACAGGGCCTGGTGAACAGCTGGCATGGCGACAGCTGGGGCCATTATTACCCGGTCGATGGCGCGATCAACGAAGCGCTCGGTTCCGATTTCGAAGTTCTGGTGCTGCCCGGCGGCCAGCGTGGCATCGACAAGCTTAAGGAAAACCTGCATACGCGCCGCATCGTCAATCACTTCCTCGATGCCGGCAAGCCCATCAGCGCGATCGGCGAAGGCGTTGCCCTTCTGGCGCTCGGGGCCCGCATCGGCGGCCGCACCGTGACAGCGCCGCAAGCGCAGCGCGCCGATTTGCTGGCGGCGGGTGCCGAGATCGACGACGATGCAACCTCGGTTGACGGCAACATCCTGACTGCGCAAGGTCCGGCCCCGCAAGCATGGGTGGAAGAAACCTTGCAGATGGTTGCCGACAGCGACGTTATCCGCCGCGCCGCGTAGAAATTCTACTAGGCCGCCATCTGCTCGGGATGGCTGCGCTTCCGGTGCTCACGTACCCCAAAAGTACGTTGTGCGCCGGTTCTCGCCGCTCCTTCGCATCTGTCACAGCCTAGCGAATCTTTTTTGTTTTTCTTTTCAGGCAGGCCGCTTCGGTTTTTGCCGTCTCCACCATATGCAGGTTCACGAGCATGACCGCGAGCAGCACCAACGCGCCCATCTGGTGCATGGCCGCCAGCGCCAGCGGCGCCGCAAACAACACGGTTGCGATACCAAGCGCGGGTTGAAACAGCGCAAACGCCAGCAGCCAGCCAGCCGCGCCGCGCGCGCCAAGCGCCCGCAACCTTAAACCCCAAGTGAAAGCCAGCAGCGCGGCGATGATCGCCAGTGTGCGGTGCGTGAATTGCACCAGCGCGGTGTTATCGAGAAAATTTTTCCACCATGGCTGCAGCGTCCACGCTTCGGGCGGCAGGATATGCCCGTTCATCAGCGGGAAGGTGTTGTAGGCCAGCCCGGCATCCAGGCCCGCGACCAGCGCGCCGTATATGATGGCGAGCGCGAGGAACACAAGCCCGGACCAGCCATGCCGGCGCAGGCAAAAGGTGATGGCCGGGTTTTTCGCCGCGCCCGCGCGCAAAATATCGAGCGCGGTCCACAGCAGCAGCGCAAACACGATCAGCGCCATGGAAAGATGCAGCGCGAGCCGCAAATGGCTGACGCTGACCATATTGCCCGTAAGCCCGCTTTGCACCATGAGCCAGCCGATGCCGCCTTGCAGCGCGCCGAGGCCGAGGATCAGCCAAAGACGCGGGCGCAATTGCCGCGGCACCATGCCGCGCGCAAGGAAAAAGAAAAACGGCAGCGCGAAGGTAAGCCCGGCCAGCCGGGCCAGCAAACGGTGGCTCCATTCCCAGAAATAGATGCGCTTGAAGGCGGGAAGCTCCATACCCGCATTCAGCAGCCGGTATTGCGGGGTTTCGCGGTAG encodes:
- a CDS encoding peptidase C56; the protein is MSSSLAGKPVAILVANGVDEPQLTEIQRALTRAGATVRTIAPEQGLVNSWHGDSWGHYYPVDGAINEALGSDFEVLVLPGGQRGIDKLKENLHTRRIVNHFLDAGKPISAIGEGVALLALGARIGGRTVTAPQAQRADLLAAGAEIDDDATSVDGNILTAQGPAPQAWVEETLQMVADSDVIRRAA
- a CDS encoding heme lyase CcmF/NrfE family subunit; its protein translation is MIIELGHFAVILALLAALLQAALPLAGAVNGNGAWMAVARPAAYVQCALIACGFLALMAAHVTDDFSVLNVVQHSHTLKPLLYKFAGVWGNHEGSLLLWVLLLALFGAALARFPGALAPAQIARILSVQGMVGAGFLLFILFTSNPFARLFPPALNGEDLNPLLQDPALALHPPLLYAGYVGFSLAFSFSAAALLEGRLAQAWARTLRPWVLTAWGFLTAGIALGSFWAYYELGWGGWWFWDPVENASLLPWLSGTALVHCVAAVAARGTLRTWAALLAIITFGFSLLGTFLVRSGVLTSVHAFAVDPLRGIFILVLLALAVGGGLALFAARAPRLGTDAGFAPVSREGGLVLNNLFLLTACATVLLGTLYPLALDALGAGAVSVGAPYFNKLFVPLALPLLVIMAAGPGLPWRRGDLLPALKRLRAAGLLTFCILILAAYLAGGRNVLAIAALAAGFWVIAASVSDRAIWRAPRTLPAAQWRRIFAHAGLGLAVIGMAGSAFTSETVTAMRAGQKAQIAGHTVQFDGAHAVAGPNYGAWRGDFALWRGTGFVAPLQTEKRYYPVANMHTTEAAIAPGWRGNIFATLGEKLEGEGKDAVWSVRIAFHPLIMLIWLGALFMAGAGLLGWAGKRAHEKPEKE
- a CDS encoding DsbE family thiol:disulfide interchange protein, giving the protein MHEQSPPPAKRKPLAFIPLLVFGAIACLFAFSLLASPPESRTASRVGESAPDYSFPLLAEKAHTKGEFSPVSMRGRAYVINFFASWCMPCRAEHPLLQELAKEKGVELIGIAYKDFPRNLDKFLLQMGNPFSAVAVDTPGRGGIEWGLTGVPETYVIDASGVIAWHHVGPLTEKKIAEGLLPTLAALREQTAP
- a CDS encoding heme A synthase yields the protein MPAANRALIVWLLFCCALVAGVTSVGAVTRLTESGLSITQWKPVTGALPPLSAAAWETEFAAYRETPQYRLLNAGMELPAFKRIYFWEWSHRLLARLAGLTFALPFFFFLARGMVPRQLRPRLWLILGLGALQGGIGWLMVQSGLTGNMVSVSHLRLALHLSMALIVFALLLWTALDILRAGAAKNPAITFCLRRHGWSGLVFLALAIIYGALVAGLDAGLAYNTFPLMNGHILPPEAWTLQPWWKNFLDNTALVQFTHRTLAIIAALLAFTWGLRLRALGARGAAGWLLAFALFQPALGIATVLFAAPLALAAMHQMGALVLLAVMLVNLHMVETAKTEAACLKRKTKKIR
- the ccmE gene encoding cytochrome c maturation protein CcmE, with product MPIVSPHAARRRWRLFGVLGTLFGLGLAAALVLLALGDDLSYFRTPSDIAAGTVGEMPAHRSFRLGGMVEKGSLARDEADNLVIIFTITDFKNSVSVRYRGIPPDLFREGQGVIAEGKMGKDGVFTAARLLAKHDENYMPPELAKALGKP